The sequence below is a genomic window from Paenibacillus silvisoli.
CCGCCCGTCATGTTAATCACTTTATAACCTAACGATTCCAAAAGCTCACAAGCTAATCCACTCCGGTTCCCACTGCGGCATACGACTATTGTTTCAATATTCGAATCGATTTCACTGTGTCTGGAACCGATTAGCCCAAGAGGAATATGTTTGGCTCCGATAATATGACCGGAATCCCACTCCTCTTGTTCACGTACATCAAGAATGTTTAATTGCTTCCCTTGATTCATCAGATTAACGATTTCATCCGGTGTAATAGCTTTTGAAAACTTACCAGCCACTTTTTATCGCTCCTTTTAATAATTTAGCTTATTATCAATAAATGATTAGGCATACCCCTATGGGTATCTTGAGAGTTCATAATAAGTGTTCTTTCGGTTTTTGTCAACAATCTCTGTATTCTCTTTACGTGTTGTAAGACAAGGCATGTTAAACAGAAGACTGCCGTCAAACACAAGTTTCATCACCTAGGGGCATGTATGGTTCAGATGCTCTTGTCAACACAAGCTATGAGTCGCTTCTCGATATCTGATGCAATGCTCATCAAGGCGTCGTTCTCGACAAGTCCGATTAGACCTGTAGGTCTTGGCATTCCAATTTTGGTCGTTCCATCTTCCACGTACACGGCAAGCTTACAAGGAAGAAAATATCCGACAAGTGTATTCTCAGACAATACTCGTTTCGCCTCAACAGGATTACAAACCTCAAGGATTCGATAGGGCATGTCGAATTCGACCCCCTTCTCTTGAAGTTTTTCTTTCATATCCAACTGCCAGAGGACGCCGAACTTTTCCGACTTCAGATTTTCAGTGAGTGCTTCAATCGCTTGTTCAATTGTTTTGGTTGTCTCCACAGTATAATGGAACATTAACTATCATCCTTTCTTTATATAATAAAAGTGGTCTGTTGAAGCCCATGAGCTACCCCACCTGCTAGATATCCTTACAATCAATACATCGAGTTTTCAATTCGTTTTATGTTTCCCAAAATCGCATAAACCAAACAGTCCTTAGTTGCGTACCAGTTTACCCTTCCAGGCGCCTAGGCCTCCTTGCAGATGGGCAATTTCTTTATGACCATTCTTTAGCAACACTCTGGCCGCATTCTTGCTTCGCATCCCACTTCTGCAATACAACAACACAGGTTGGTCCTTGGGAATTTCAGCGATTCGACCAGACAATTGTGACAAAGGAATATTCTTGGCCCCGGAAATAAATCCACCTTTATACTCGCTTGGTTCACGTACATCGATTAACAACTGCCTGCCTGATTTTGTCATTTCAGTTTTAAAGGCCTCTACATTCAGATTCCGAAGTCCCTTAGTAGGTTTTATACGCATAAAAATAAACAATACAAGAAGACCAATAATAACGATGTTAATGATAGTACCTTTGTCCATAGCTTTATCATCCTTCCATACAACCTAAAATAGATATTTAATAAAGGAGAGAGCGACTGCTTAAGAAACCAGACTCATATCACTGGTATTCATCGTATACCTTCGATCGTGTGGTCTAACGGCTCTTCACCAATAAATCAACGGCTTCCTGCACCAATTGACCGGTATCTTGACTACTAGGATTTTTTTCGGACAGGATACACTGATGCAGGTTTTCAGCCACAATTTCAATATACCCATACCCCACTGGGTATGAAGATAATTATATAATCTTTTTATTTATAGTCAAGTTCCTGATATTTCTATATCGGCTCTTTTCCGCTCCTAAAACAAAACAGGAGCCTGCAATTAGCTGGCTCCTCCGGATATGACATTTGCACCTAATTAATCAGAAGCAGACATAGCAGCTGCTTTTGTTTCATGAACAGTACCGAAAGGATGATGTGGTGGAGCATAGATCACGTATACCTTTAGTGGTACGTTGCCGGTGTTGGTTATATTGTGCCACTTACCAGCAGGTATGATAATCGCATAATCCTCATTAGCCATCGCCTGAAAATTCAAATTATCTTTATCGTCTCCCATTTGAACAAGCCCTTGACCTTGTTCAATACGTATAAATTGATCCGTTGTAGGATGAACTTCTAAGCCTATGTCATCTCCTACATTAATACTCATTAGCGTTACTTGAAAATGTTTTCCTGTCCATAAAGCAGTCCGATAATTATCGTTTTGCTTAGCAGCTTGATTGATGTTCACGACCAATGGTCGCAATCCATAGTCAGTTAGTTCTATCGATCGCATCCTAGAATACCAATTGTTATAATCCCAATAATTATTCATGTTGTGCCAATGATATGGATGATTGGACTGACGATACATGCTCGATCTCCCCTCAAGTTGTCATCACTCATTTTATCCTATGCAGCAGCCTAGAAAATGGATAGAAGATCGGGTAAGTGCCTAAACCGAGTCTGCTTACACACGGGTAATCCAAAAAGTCCCTCTTTCACGTGTGATTTACCTCACAACACTATACAGCCAAGGGATGTGAGCCTGATGGATCATGAATACCGACGCGAGGCCGAATGGCTTAAGACCATTGCCCACCCTGTTCGCCTTTGCATTCTGCAGGGGCTCTTTGAGAAGGGCAGTTGTAATGTGTCTGATATGCAGCATTGTCTGAAGCTGCAACAGTCTACACTGTCTATGCATCTACAGAAGCTGCGCGCCGCTGGGATCATCGAAGGAACTCGAACTGGTCTTGAGGTGATTTATCGACTGAAGGACAGGAAAGCAAGAAATCCTAGCCCAATGATTGTAATTGATGTTCTTATCCATGCTAAAAAAGTTCGCTCGTTAGCAAGATGTTGTTGTACATATTTGTAGTCATTTTGCATTTGCTCCATTTT
It includes:
- a CDS encoding rhodanese-like domain-containing protein, coding for MAGKFSKAITPDEIVNLMNQGKQLNILDVREQEEWDSGHIIGAKHIPLGLIGSRHSEIDSNIETIVVCRSGNRSGLACELLESLGYKVINMTGGMMQWSGSVEY
- a CDS encoding DUF302 domain-containing protein codes for the protein MFHYTVETTKTIEQAIEALTENLKSEKFGVLWQLDMKEKLQEKGVEFDMPYRILEVCNPVEAKRVLSENTLVGYFLPCKLAVYVEDGTTKIGMPRPTGLIGLVENDALMSIASDIEKRLIACVDKSI
- a CDS encoding rhodanese-like domain-containing protein, whose translation is MDKGTIINIVIIGLLVLFIFMRIKPTKGLRNLNVEAFKTEMTKSGRQLLIDVREPSEYKGGFISGAKNIPLSQLSGRIAEIPKDQPVLLYCRSGMRSKNAARVLLKNGHKEIAHLQGGLGAWKGKLVRN
- a CDS encoding cupin domain-containing protein; the protein is MYRQSNHPYHWHNMNNYWDYNNWYSRMRSIELTDYGLRPLVVNINQAAKQNDNYRTALWTGKHFQVTLMSINVGDDIGLEVHPTTDQFIRIEQGQGLVQMGDDKDNLNFQAMANEDYAIIIPAGKWHNITNTGNVPLKVYVIYAPPHHPFGTVHETKAAAMSASD